A region from the Metopolophium dirhodum isolate CAU chromosome 9, ASM1992520v1, whole genome shotgun sequence genome encodes:
- the LOC132952610 gene encoding transcription factor mef2A-like — MFSFRDRTKGRCETVSRRSAHILFCLRRRSTVFPCIYHRCPDTRDTIYRHRSPIVRKHLNATQRNMKSVIVAALLVVAATVVGASSVRVKKDVGSKNSNEQCVYADVSKTGRKTIVCGDPAPPTLAAVLASHLQRQSTTAEARVPSEKCFDSLHKPKTGPVSVYVQPQSVLHQEQPHYEQLHVMHHQVPQMQYVQQQQPLVHYQPTVVYQKPVAHVVPYKSPCSQYGGYSDGGFSGGNYLGGGYSGGGYRMADEPYPMAVLTRTVDDADDGLYEDDNMQPMTQNYMEAGPYEDTLARKGFGGGRPRTVAMRPTPLFVPAMVRSVEPYGYEGGPAPEWQPQQRFVSEPEFQFPGPFPQQPLVGRSMAEAVAEGPFDRRQLAFSGYMPVRPETIMSMPDRYNYGGYSRTAGQQQQQISQQQLQQQQLLQQQLQQQQQLQQQQIQQQQQQQQLQQQQQQPPQAVEPVQQLPGGEVDGAMAAAPAKAEPKDLKSAKKITKN, encoded by the coding sequence ATGTTTAGCTTTAGGGACCGAACGAAAGGACGTTGCGAAACGGTTTCCCGTCGGTCAgcacatattttgttttgtttacgtCGGCGCTCGACCGTCTTCCCGTGTATATATCACAGGTGTCCGGACACACGGGACACAATATACCGACATCGATCGCCAATTGTCCGCAAACACCTAAACGCAACCCAACGCAACATGAAGTCCGTTATTGTCGCAGCGTTGCTCGTAGTGGCGGCAACGGTCGTCGGCGCCTCGTCGGTGCGCGTCAAGAAGGACGTCGGGTCGAAGAACAGCAACGAACAGTGCGTGTACGCGGACGTGTCGAAGACGGGCAGGAAGACGATTGTCTGCGGCGATCCGGCGCCACCCACGCTGGCCGCCGTCTTGGCCAGTCACCTGCAGCGACAGTCAACGACCGCCGAGGCTAGAGTCCCGTCGGAAAAGTGTTTTGACAGTCTGCACAAACCCAAAACCGGGCCGGTGTCCGTGTACGTACAACCGCAGTCCGTCTTGCACCAAGAACAACCGCACTACGAACAGTTGCACGTGATGCACCATCAGGTGCCTCAGATGCAGTACGTGCAGCAGCAACAGCCTCTGGTTCACTACCAGCCGACGGTCGTCTACCAGAAACCGGTGGCACACGTGGTACCTTACAAGTCGCCGTGTTCGCAATACGGCGGTTACTCGGACGGCGGTTTCTCGGGCGGCAATTACTTGGGCGGAGGTTACTCGGGCGGCGGTTACCGCATGGCCGACGAACCATATCCCATGGCGGTACTGACGAGGACAGTAGACGACGCCGACGACGGCTTATACGAAGATGACAACATGCAACCGATGACGCAGAACTACATGGAGGCGGGACCGTACGAAGACACGTTAGCCCGCAAAGGGTTCGGTGGCGGCCGTCCTAGAACAGTAGCGATGCGACCCACGCCGCTGTTCGTGCCAGCGATGGTGAGGTCAGTGGAACCGTACGGATACGAAGGCGGCCCGGCCCCGGAATGGCAGCCGCAGCAGAGGTTCGTCTCGGAACCGGAGTTCCAGTTCCCAGGCCCGTTCCCGCAGCAACCATTGGTCGGCCGGTCGATGGCTGAAGCTGTGGCGGAGGGTCCGTTTGACAGGCGGCAGCTCGCGTTCAGTGGTTACATGCCCGTCCGGCCCGAGACGATTATGTCGATGCCGGACCGGTACAACTACGGCGGGTACTCGAGAACAGCCGGACAGCAACAGCAGCAAATATCACAACAACAACTGCAACAGCAGCAACTATTACAACAACAactgcaacaacaacaacaactgcagcagcagcaaatacaacaacaacagcagcagcagcaactacaacaacaacagcaacaacccCCGCAGGCCGTCGAACCGGTCCAGCAGCTGCCCGGTGGAGAGGTGGACGGAGCGATGGCGGCGGCGCCCGCAAAGGCCGAACCGAAAGATTTGAAATCGGCCAAGAAAATcacgaaaaactaa